In a single window of the Fusarium falciforme chromosome 3, complete sequence genome:
- a CDS encoding Protein kinase domain-containing protein produces MNGTESPESQKPPPSSAGTNGHASTNSSLAAKKRKKDGLKPIITMEGAGPHPAIGSHQLSAMTHSPSSSSVDDAAENTADEEDSEDYCKGGYHPVQVGEKFKDGKYTVVRKLGWGHFSTVWLSRDNTSGKHVALKVVRSAAHYTETAIDEIKLLNKIVQAKPDHPGRKHVVSLLDSFEHKGPHGTHVCMVFEVLGENLLGLIKRWNHRGIPMPLVKQITKQVLLGLDYLHRECGIIHTDLKPENVLIEIGDVEQIVKRVVKPDAGDKENNRNGRRRRRTLITGSQPLPSPLNTSFNHTNLFPSPNPHSSLAGVLNEAGKTSKESSPKPGDDAQKQREKSADLLSREVSGISLDKSNSPSVSTGEKRKAEDAHAFDVISVKIADLGNACWVNHHFTNDIQTRQYRSPEVILGAKWGASTDVWSMAAMVFELITGDYLFDPQSGTKYGKDDDHIAQIIELLGPFPKSLCLSGKWSQEIFNRKGELRNIHRLRHWALPDVLREKYHFKEDEAKRISDFLTPMLELVPEKRANAGGMAGHAWLEDTPGMKGLKIEGLEVGGRGEGIDGWATEVRKR; encoded by the exons atgaACGGCACAGAATCTCCCGAATCCCAGAAGCCACCGCCTTCCTCGGCCGGCACCAATGGACATGCCAGCACCAACAGCAGTCTTGccgccaagaagcgcaagaaggaCGGCCTCaagcccatcatcaccatggaaGGGGCAGGTCCTCACCCAGCGATTGG ATCGCATCAACTGTCAGCCATGACCCACTccccctcgtcctcgtcggtcGACGACGCCGCCGAAAACACtgcagatgaggaggattcTGAGGATTACTGCAAGGGCGGTTACCACCCCGTTCAGGTCGGAGAGAAGTTCAAGGACGGAAAGTACACGGTTGTTCGCAAGCTAGGATGGGGTCATTTCTCAACCGTCTGGCTGTCCCGCGACAACACAAGCGGCAAGCATGTCGCCCTCAAGGTTGTCCGTTCTGCCGCCCACTACACCGAGACCGCcatcgacgagatcaagctcctcaatAAGATTGTACAGGCCAAGCCTGACCATCCCGGTCGCAAGCACGTCGTGAGTCTGCTTGATTCGTTTGAGCACAAGGGGCCACATGGCACCCATGTATGCATGGTGTTTGAGGTTCTCGGCGAGAACCTGCTTGGCCTTATCAAGCGCTGGAACCACCGCGGAATCCCCATGCCTCTGGTCAAGCAGATCACAAAGCaggttctccttggcctcgactATCTCCATCGCGAATGCGGCATCATCCACACCGACCTTAAGCCCGAAAACGTCCTCATCGAGATCGGCGATGTCGAGCAAATTGTCAAGCGCGTCGTCAAGCCCGACGCTGGCGACAAGGAGAACAACAGGAATGGTCGCCGACGCCGGAGAACTCTCATCACCGGCAGCCAACCTCTGCCATCCCCCCTCAACACCAGCTTCAACCACACCAACCTCTTTCCCTCACCGAATCCTCACTCTAGTCTTGCTGGTGTTTTGAATGAAG CAGGCAAGACATCAAAGGAATCATCTCCTAAACCAGGCGATGACGCCCAGAAACAGCGAGAAAAGTCTGC CGACCTCTTGAGCCGCGAAGTTTCTGGCATCTCTCTCGACAAGTCAAACTCGCCATCAGTGTCAACCGGCGAGAAGCGCAAAGCGGAGGATGCCCACGCCTTTGACGTTATCAGCGTCAAGATTGCAGACCTGGGCAACGCCTGCTGGGTCAACCACCACTTCACCAACGATATCCAAACGAGGCAATACCGGTCACCCGAGGTTATCCTGGGTGCCAAGTGGGGTGCCAGCACTGACGTCTGGAGTATGGCTGCGATG GTCTTTGAGTTGATCACGGGCGACTACCTGTTTGACCCCCAGTCGGGCACCAAGTACGGCAAAGATGACGACCACATTGCCCAAATCATCGAGCTGCTCGGTCCCTTCCCCAAGTCACTATGTCTCAGTGGCAAATGGAGCCAGGAAATCTTCAACCGCAAGGGTGAGCTGCGGAACATTCACCGGCTCCGGCATTGGGCTCTACCGGACGTGTTACGCGAGAAGTATCACTTcaaggaggacgaggcgAAGCGCATCTCAGACTTTTTGACCCCGATGTTGGAGCTGGTACCGGAGAAGAGGGCGAATGCTGGTGGTATGGCAGGCCACGCGTGGCTGGAAGATACACCTGGCATGAAGGGGTTGAAGATTGAGGGCTTAGAAGTAGGGGGCCGGGGAGAAGGCATCGATGGATGGGCAACGGAGGTGAGGAAGAGATAA
- a CDS encoding Amidase domain-containing protein has protein sequence MPLQIIQPVPTPSGSAQYSALRDSILDEFAASVPQDLFLPKSIFENPPKNVTAIPKECGLLSPQEIEITEAYDAVGLAAAIASKKLTAVAVATAFAKRAIIAHQLTSCLSEWFMSEAIEQAKSLDAHLEKTGQTVGPLHGVPISLKEHIPLAGHWSSVGYLDTRRKDENDALMVAILRKAGAVFYCKTNQPQAIMHLESTSPRGRVLNPHNIKLSAGGSTGGEAALVALRGSVLGVGTDIGGSIRGPSGFCGIYGFKPTSYTLPMKDFLPGGFGAELNVLCSTGPMCSSLRDMDLLMSTIISAKPWIGDPRVIPIPWTGLKTPQSPSKSPLKIGFMMDDGDIIPQPPVTRALEWARSKLQNSPDFTLKPFKPYKTAEAMKYIRLAYWPDGGKTVKAHLAVNDEPMFPLTKHITQDAEGPELGANGVLKQRLIRDEFRCDFSLHWEEQDVDIVICPVFVGPACTHETAFYWNYTALWNYVDYPGVVVPTPIKALEKGQETYSSSTPLSENCKHVRQLWEEGDFEGAPVNLQIVARKYHDNDLFAALDQLKDVLELK, from the coding sequence ATGCCCCTGCAAATCATCCAACCTGTTCCTACACCTTCGGGTTCGGCGCAGTATTCAGCCCTTCGAGATTCCATCCTCGACGAGTTTGCTGCCTCAGTTCCTCAAGACCTCTTCTTGCCCAAATCCATCTTTGAAAACCCTCCCAAAAATGTCACGGCCATACCTAAAGAATGTGGTTTGTTATCTCCTCAAGAGATAGAAATCACAGAGGCCTACGATGCTGTCGgtcttgctgctgctatTGCCTCCAAGAAACTCACGGCTGTGGCTGTAGCAACCGCGTTTGCTAAAAGAGCCATCATCGCTCATCAACTCACAAGCTGTCTTTCCGAGTGGTTCATGAGCGAAGCAATCGAGCAAGCCAAGTCTCTCGACGCCCACCTCGAAAAGACAGGCCAGACAGTTGGTCCTTTACATGGCGTCCCCATCAGTCTAAAGGAGCACATCCCCTTGGCTGGTCATTGGAGTAGCGTCGGCTACCTCGATACCAGACGCAAGGATGAGAACGATGCCCTCATGGTTGCCATTCTTCGCAAGGCTGGTGCCGTCTTCTACTGCAAGACAAACCAACCTCAAGCTATCATGCACCTGGAGAGCACATCGCCTCGAGGTCGTGTGCTCAACCCTCACAACATTAAACTCTCCGCCGGCGGTTCTACAGGTGGCGAAGCCGCCCTGGTTGCCCTCCGAGGTTCAGTCCTGGGTGTTGGAACCGACATTGGCGGTAGTATCCGAGGACCCTCTGGCTTCTGCGGCATCTATGGCTTCAAGCCAACATCTTATACACTACCTATGAAGGACTTTCTTCCCGGAGGCTTCGGTGCAGAGCTCAACGTCCTATGTTCAACAGGTCCAATGTGCTCTTCGCTACGAGATATGGACTTGCTCATGTCAACCATCATATCCGCAAAGCCCTGGATAGGAGACCCTCGcgtcatccccatccccTGGACAGGCCTAAAGACACCACAGAGTCCATCCAAATCTCCTCTCAAAATCGGCTTCATGATGGACGATGGGGACATCATCCCGCAACCCCCAGTAACCAGGGCTCTTGAATGGGCTCGATCAAAACTCCAAAACTCCCCCGATTTCACCCTCAAACCCTTCAAGCCATACAAGACCGCCGAAGCAATGAAGTACATCCGTCTCGCCTACTGGCCTGATGGGGGCAAGACAGTCAAGGCTCACCTAGCTGTCAACGATGAGCCCATGTTCCCATTGACAAAGCACATCACCCAAGATGCCGAAGGCCCTGAGTTGGGCGCCAACGGCGTTCTCAAGCAGCGCCTCATCCGGGATGAGTTCCGCTGCGACTTTTCCCTGCACTGGGAAGAGCAAGACGTCGACATCGTTATCTGCCCCGTATTTGTCGGCCCAGCCTGTACCCACGAGACTGCCTTCTACTGGAACTACACAGCCTTGTGGAACTACGTCGACTATCCCGGTGTTGTCGTACCCACGCCGATCAAGGCGTTGGAAAAGGGACAGGAGACCTATTCTTCATCGACACCGCTGAGTGAGAACTGCAAGCACGTTAGGCAACTCTGGGAGGAGGGAGACTTTGAGGGCGCGCCCGTCAACCTGCAGATCGTGGCGAGGAAATATCACGACAATGACTTGTTTGCTGCCTTGGATCAGTTGAAGGATGTTTTGGAGTTGAAGTAG